A genomic window from Methylobacterium nodulans ORS 2060 includes:
- a CDS encoding IS630-like element ISMno19 family transposase — protein MAQTVCVIPSDADLARLSAIVNDRARPLKHLQCAHIILLSAERLAVLEVAQRAGVSRPAVWRWQQRYAEEGVDGLLRDKTRPPGKPPHSTDTVAEVLALTCSEPPGAVTHWTGRAVADTVGISLRSVQRIWDAHRLQPHRVRSFKRSSDPAFAEKVEDIVGLDMDPPRHAVVLSLDETSQIQALERTRPSRAVKPGRPETQTHDDHRHGTTTLFAALNVLEGTVIGRCMQRHRHDEFLRFLNTIEAAVPGGEADPRDPGQLCYPQAPESARLAGAASALDLPLLPDLWLVDNAVEGFFSALTQRRLRRGSFSGIVDLQAAINRSIAEHNDRPKPFVWTKPAAAIFDAVNRNAAPSV, from the coding sequence ATGGCTCAGACCGTCTGTGTGATCCCGAGTGACGCCGATCTGGCGCGCCTGTCGGCCATCGTCAATGACCGCGCTCGTCCCCTCAAGCACCTCCAGTGCGCCCACATCATCCTGCTCTCGGCCGAGCGCTTGGCTGTCCTGGAGGTTGCCCAGCGGGCGGGCGTCAGCCGACCCGCCGTCTGGCGCTGGCAGCAACGCTACGCCGAGGAGGGCGTAGACGGCCTCTTGCGCGACAAGACCCGCCCGCCCGGCAAGCCGCCCCACTCCACCGACACGGTCGCCGAGGTTCTGGCGCTGACCTGCTCCGAACCGCCCGGCGCGGTCACCCACTGGACCGGCCGCGCCGTCGCTGACACGGTCGGGATCTCACTGCGCTCCGTCCAGCGCATCTGGGACGCGCATCGCCTGCAGCCGCACCGGGTGCGCAGCTTCAAGCGCTCCTCCGATCCCGCCTTCGCCGAGAAGGTGGAGGACATTGTCGGCCTGGACATGGACCCGCCGCGCCATGCGGTCGTGCTCTCGCTGGACGAGACGTCCCAGATCCAGGCGCTGGAACGCACCCGCCCCAGCCGAGCTGTGAAGCCGGGTCGGCCCGAGACCCAGACCCACGACGATCACCGGCACGGCACGACCACGCTGTTTGCAGCCCTCAACGTCCTGGAGGGCACCGTGATCGGCCGCTGTATGCAGCGGCATCGCCATGACGAGTTCCTGCGCTTCCTCAACACCATCGAGGCGGCGGTGCCAGGAGGCGAAGCTGATCCACGTGATCCTGGACAACTATGCTACCCACAAGCACCCGAAAGTGCGCGCTTGGCTGGCGCGGCATCCGCGTTGGACCTTCCACTTCTTCCCGACCTCTGGCTCGTGGATAATGCTGTTGAGGGCTTCTTCTCGGCTCTCACCCAGCGACGGCTCAGGCGTGGCAGCTTCAGCGGGATCGTGGATCTCCAGGCGGCGATCAACCGCTCCATCGCCGAGCACAACGACAGGCCGAAGCCTTTCGTCTGGACCAAGCCGGCCGCGGCCATCTTCGACGCCGTCAACCGCAATGCTGCACCATCTGTTTGA
- a CDS encoding LysR family transcriptional regulator, whose protein sequence is MFLRQFEYLLAVADEEHFGRAADRCHVTQPTLSVAIKHLESELGVQIFVRGRGHRLHGLTPDGELIIKWARKVVTLCEGMRAEIAAKHGNSPSRLRVGVTPSMSPVLPVLLQLVRAEHPEIITDVHCINNEVIRTGLSKLLLDVAFTYLDDDEVGRYKTLKICTEKLSLLVPDVAEFADQTSISWHEAAKMPLALLRPNLHERHFIDGVFASVGCHPMVRAESGSIMHLMFQVQFGGLCTIIPEHFTLMPGLHRGTKALQLIDPVVSREVGLLWAEDEVMTPLANLLVSAMKDLNKRGGLETILMNIGLEPCFRGQRDAHAPSIGAPFLASPECDLATARSKPPSDEIVWL, encoded by the coding sequence ATGTTTTTGCGTCAATTCGAATATCTGCTCGCGGTGGCCGACGAAGAGCATTTCGGGCGAGCTGCCGATCGCTGCCATGTCACTCAGCCGACCCTCTCGGTCGCCATCAAGCACCTGGAATCGGAACTTGGCGTGCAGATTTTTGTGCGAGGGAGAGGCCACCGGCTTCACGGACTGACGCCAGACGGCGAGTTGATCATCAAATGGGCTCGCAAGGTGGTAACCCTTTGCGAGGGGATGCGCGCCGAGATTGCGGCCAAGCATGGCAACTCTCCTAGTCGCCTACGAGTGGGGGTGACACCCTCGATGTCGCCAGTCTTGCCTGTTCTGCTCCAGCTCGTTCGCGCGGAGCATCCAGAGATAATCACGGATGTGCATTGCATCAACAATGAAGTTATTAGAACGGGGTTGAGCAAATTACTTCTCGATGTGGCTTTCACTTATCTCGATGATGACGAAGTTGGTCGCTATAAGACGTTGAAGATTTGCACCGAGAAGCTCAGCCTTTTAGTGCCAGATGTGGCGGAGTTTGCTGATCAGACCAGTATTTCATGGCATGAGGCGGCCAAGATGCCACTCGCGCTGCTGCGACCAAATTTGCACGAGCGCCACTTTATCGACGGAGTGTTTGCAAGTGTAGGCTGTCACCCAATGGTCCGAGCCGAATCAGGGTCCATTATGCACCTGATGTTTCAGGTACAATTCGGCGGATTGTGCACGATTATACCAGAACATTTTACCCTTATGCCAGGTCTGCACCGCGGAACGAAAGCGCTTCAGCTTATTGATCCCGTGGTGAGCCGGGAGGTCGGCTTGCTCTGGGCCGAGGATGAGGTCATGACTCCTCTGGCTAATCTGCTAGTCAGCGCCATGAAAGACCTTAACAAGCGAGGTGGTCTGGAAACGATCCTCATGAATATTGGATTGGAGCCTTGTTTCCGGGGTCAGCGGGATGCCCACGCTCCGTCGATCGGGGCGCCGTTTCTGGCCTCGCCGGAGTGCGACTTAGCAACTGCCCGTAGCAAACCACCAAGTGATGAAATAGTTTGGCTGTGA
- a CDS encoding SPW repeat protein, with the protein MRAIENENGGIFLNGLCVACGVILSLMPWYLELGSGTYAARNAWICGGLIAIVGLMAISLSYDWEEYLNLAIGLWVAVAPWVLGFAAVTHAMWTHVVVGVTVAALAGLELWRLYQVPTARSV; encoded by the coding sequence ATGAGAGCCATCGAGAACGAAAACGGAGGCATCTTCCTGAACGGGCTATGCGTCGCCTGCGGTGTCATCCTCTCCCTGATGCCATGGTACCTTGAGCTCGGCAGCGGGACCTATGCCGCGCGGAATGCATGGATCTGCGGGGGCCTGATCGCCATCGTTGGGCTGATGGCTATCAGCCTGTCCTACGACTGGGAAGAGTACCTCAATCTCGCTATCGGCCTTTGGGTGGCCGTCGCCCCGTGGGTGCTCGGCTTTGCGGCGGTCACGCATGCCATGTGGACCCATGTTGTGGTTGGGGTCACTGTGGCTGCCCTGGCCGGGCTGGAGCTCTGGCGTCTTTACCAGGTCCCAACGGCGCGTTCCGTATGA
- the fdhF gene encoding formate dehydrogenase subunit alpha translates to MPAGIPGVVFELDGEPVEARPGETLWAVAQRLGNPIPHLCHKPAPGYRPDGNCRACMVEIEGERVLAASCKRVPAVGMKVKTQSDRAVKARAMVMELLVADQPERATSHDPDSHFWAQADGVGVTQSRFPSEARWQPDASHPAMRVNLDACIQCNLCVRACREVQVNDVIGMAYRNADAKVVFDFDDPMGQSTCVACGECVQACPTGALMPAAYLNEAQERVVYPDRAVDSLCPYCGVGCQVSYKVKDDRIVYAEGIDGPANHNRLCVKGRFGFDYVHHPHRLTRPLIRLDNVPKDANDQVDPANPWTHFREATWEEALERAAGGLRRIREAHGRHALAGFGSAKGSNEEAYLFQKLVRLGFGSNNVDHCTRLCHASSVAALMEGLNSGAVSAPFSAALDAEVIVIIGANPTVNHPVAATFIKNAVKERGAKLIIMDPRRQVLSRHAHRHLAFKPGTDVAMLNAMLNVIVAEGLTDQQYIAGYTENFDALKERIREFTPERMAPVCGIPAETLREVARLYARSRASIIFWGMGVSQHVHGTDNSRCLIALALTTGQIGRPGTGLHPLRGQNNVQGASDAGLIPMVYPDYQSVEKKAVRELFETFWGQSLDPQQGLTVVEIMKAIHAGEIRGLYVEGENPAMSDPDLNHARGALARLDHLVVQDLFLTETAFHADVVLPASAFAEKAGTFTNTDRRVQMARPVVPPPGEARQDWWIIQELARRMGLAWDYRGPADVFAEMTRVMPSLKNITWERLEREGAVTYPVDAPDEPGNEIIFYAGFPTESGRAKIVPAAIVPPDEVPDSEFPMVLSTGRVLEHWHTGSMTRRAGVLDALEPEAVAFLAPRELGRLGVGPGDRIRLETRRGAVEVTVRSDRDVPEGMVFMPFCYAEAAANLLTNPALDPLGKIPEFKFCATRVVPLAASSIAAE, encoded by the coding sequence ATGCCGGCGGGCATCCCGGGCGTGGTGTTCGAACTCGACGGGGAGCCGGTCGAGGCGCGCCCCGGCGAGACGCTGTGGGCCGTGGCCCAGCGCCTCGGCAATCCCATCCCGCATCTCTGCCACAAGCCCGCGCCGGGCTACCGGCCGGACGGCAATTGCCGCGCCTGCATGGTGGAGATCGAGGGCGAGCGCGTGCTCGCCGCCTCCTGCAAGCGCGTGCCGGCCGTCGGCATGAAGGTGAAGACCCAGAGCGACCGGGCCGTGAAGGCCCGCGCCATGGTGATGGAGCTCCTCGTCGCCGACCAGCCGGAGCGCGCGACCTCGCACGACCCGGACTCGCATTTCTGGGCCCAGGCCGATGGCGTCGGGGTGACGCAGAGCCGCTTCCCGTCCGAGGCGCGCTGGCAGCCGGATGCGAGCCATCCGGCCATGCGGGTGAACCTCGATGCCTGCATCCAGTGCAACCTCTGCGTCCGCGCCTGCCGCGAGGTCCAGGTCAACGACGTGATCGGCATGGCCTACCGCAATGCCGACGCCAAGGTGGTGTTCGACTTCGACGACCCGATGGGCCAGTCGACCTGCGTGGCCTGCGGCGAGTGCGTCCAGGCCTGCCCGACCGGCGCGCTGATGCCGGCCGCCTACCTCAACGAGGCGCAGGAGCGCGTGGTCTATCCGGACCGCGCGGTCGATTCGCTCTGCCCCTATTGCGGCGTCGGCTGCCAGGTCTCCTACAAGGTCAAGGACGACCGCATCGTCTACGCCGAGGGCATTGACGGCCCGGCCAACCACAACCGGCTCTGCGTCAAGGGGCGCTTCGGCTTCGACTACGTCCACCATCCCCACCGGCTGACGAGGCCGCTGATCCGCCTCGACAACGTCCCGAAGGACGCCAACGACCAGGTCGATCCGGCCAATCCCTGGACGCATTTCCGCGAGGCGACCTGGGAGGAGGCGCTGGAGCGCGCGGCGGGCGGCCTGCGGCGGATCCGCGAGGCGCACGGGCGCCACGCGCTCGCCGGCTTCGGCTCGGCCAAGGGCTCGAACGAGGAAGCCTACCTGTTCCAGAAGCTGGTCCGGCTCGGCTTCGGCAGCAACAACGTCGACCACTGCACCCGGCTCTGCCACGCCTCCTCGGTGGCGGCGCTGATGGAGGGGCTGAACTCGGGCGCCGTCTCGGCCCCGTTCTCGGCCGCCCTCGACGCGGAGGTGATCGTCATCATCGGGGCGAACCCGACCGTGAACCACCCGGTCGCCGCCACCTTCATCAAGAATGCCGTGAAGGAGCGGGGCGCCAAGCTCATCATCATGGATCCGCGCCGGCAGGTGCTGTCGCGCCATGCCCATCGCCACCTCGCCTTCAAGCCCGGCACCGACGTGGCGATGCTGAACGCGATGCTGAACGTGATCGTGGCGGAGGGGCTCACCGACCAGCAGTACATCGCCGGCTACACCGAGAACTTCGACGCGCTGAAGGAGCGCATCCGCGAATTCACGCCCGAGCGGATGGCCCCCGTCTGCGGCATCCCGGCCGAGACCCTGCGCGAGGTGGCGCGGCTCTACGCCCGCTCGCGGGCCTCGATCATCTTCTGGGGCATGGGGGTGAGCCAGCATGTGCACGGCACGGACAATTCCCGCTGCCTGATCGCGCTGGCGCTCACCACCGGCCAGATCGGCCGGCCCGGCACCGGCCTGCACCCGCTGCGCGGCCAGAACAACGTCCAGGGCGCCTCCGACGCCGGCCTGATCCCGATGGTCTATCCCGACTACCAGTCGGTCGAGAAGAAGGCGGTGCGGGAGCTGTTCGAGACCTTCTGGGGCCAGTCCCTCGATCCCCAGCAGGGCCTGACCGTGGTCGAGATCATGAAGGCGATCCATGCCGGTGAGATCCGCGGCCTGTATGTCGAGGGCGAGAATCCGGCGATGTCGGATCCCGACCTCAACCACGCCCGCGGCGCCCTGGCGCGGCTCGACCACCTCGTGGTGCAGGATCTGTTCCTGACCGAGACCGCCTTCCACGCCGACGTGGTGCTGCCGGCCTCGGCCTTCGCCGAGAAGGCCGGCACCTTCACCAATACCGACCGGCGGGTGCAGATGGCCCGCCCGGTGGTGCCCCCGCCGGGCGAGGCGCGCCAGGACTGGTGGATCATCCAGGAGCTGGCGCGCCGCATGGGCCTGGCCTGGGACTATCGCGGCCCGGCCGACGTCTTTGCCGAGATGACGCGGGTGATGCCGTCGCTCAAGAACATCACCTGGGAGCGGCTGGAGCGCGAGGGGGCGGTGACCTACCCGGTCGATGCCCCGGACGAGCCCGGGAACGAGATCATCTTCTACGCCGGCTTCCCGACCGAGAGCGGGCGGGCCAAGATCGTGCCGGCCGCGATCGTGCCGCCGGACGAGGTGCCCGACAGCGAGTTCCCGATGGTGCTCTCGACGGGCCGCGTGCTGGAGCATTGGCACACGGGCTCGATGACGCGGCGCGCGGGCGTGCTCGACGCGCTCGAGCCCGAGGCGGTGGCCTTCCTGGCCCCGCGCGAACTCGGCCGCTTGGGGGTGGGTCCGGGCGACCGGATCCGGCTGGAGACCCGGCGCGGCGCGGTGGAGGTGACGGTGCGCTCCGACCGGGACGTGCCGGAGGGCATGGTGTTCATGCCGTTCTGCTACGCGGAGGCGGCCGCGAATCTGCTCACCAACCCGGCGCTCGACCCGCTGGGCAAGATCCCGGAATTCAAGTTCTGCGCCACCCGGGTGGTGCCGCTCGCCGCCTCCTCAATCGCCGCGGAGTAA
- a CDS encoding type II toxin-antitoxin system death-on-curing family toxin, translated as MPIWIIKEVVLAVHDEQLAEHGGSSGVRDEGALDSALARPQNKEAYGCTDIMELAAAYAFGVARNHPFIDGNKRTSFVVTLLFLHMNGFVLTAPQSDRVTTWLSIAAGEMDEAAIAAWLRANTRPI; from the coding sequence ATGCCGATCTGGATCATCAAAGAGGTCGTCCTCGCCGTTCACGACGAGCAACTGGCGGAGCACGGCGGTTCCTCGGGCGTGCGGGACGAGGGCGCCCTCGATTCCGCTTTGGCACGGCCTCAGAACAAAGAGGCTTACGGCTGCACCGACATCATGGAACTCGCGGCAGCCTATGCTTTCGGTGTGGCGCGCAATCATCCGTTCATCGACGGAAACAAGCGGACATCATTCGTAGTGACCTTGCTGTTTCTGCATATGAACGGATTTGTTCTGACAGCACCGCAGTCCGACCGGGTGACGACATGGCTGTCGATCGCGGCCGGCGAGATGGACGAGGCCGCCATCGCGGCATGGCTGCGCGCGAACACGCGGCCGATCTAG
- a CDS encoding AbrB/MazE/SpoVT family DNA-binding domain-containing protein, translated as MLALKLTAIGNSVGVILPKEALSRLKLDKGDTVYLTETPDGYRITPYNEEFETQMKAAREIMRQNRDVLRELAK; from the coding sequence ATGCTTGCGCTCAAGCTGACGGCGATCGGCAATTCGGTGGGCGTCATCCTGCCGAAGGAGGCGCTGAGCCGTCTCAAACTCGACAAGGGCGATACCGTGTATCTCACCGAGACGCCGGACGGCTATCGGATCACGCCCTATAACGAGGAATTCGAGACACAGATGAAAGCCGCCCGCGAGATCATGCGGCAGAACCGTGACGTTCTTCGCGAGCTTGCCAAGTAA
- a CDS encoding IS1182-like element ISMno38 family transposase, whose protein sequence is MAKVFRSWDVDQGWLLPPSLHEFVPPGHMAHFVRDTVREALDLSAILDTYTEERGYPPYHPGMMVALLLYGYSRGLYSSRQLARACEERVDFMAVTGLNRPDFRTIADFRKRHLTALSDLFVQVLRLCRAAGLVGFAHVAVDGTKLKANASRHKAMSYGRMKAAESTLAAEVEAWLDQAREADAAEDRAHGTDHRGDETPAWMADKQRRLETIRAAKAALEAEAADPPDPEDEDGPGASSGMRWQGRPLRGEDGGPPDRAQRNFTDPDSRILPTRDGFVQGYNGQIAVDAAHQVIVAHRLVTNPADSRALVPLVDGVCTHLGRKPREVSGDAGFATEANLAALQERRITAYLAPGRARHGEADAAGRRRLTKMPLMSAMAVRLKRAGRRSRYRLRKQVVEPVFGQIKQARGFRQFLLRGLDQVRGEWAMICTAHNLLKLAQAAR, encoded by the coding sequence ATGGCCAAGGTGTTTCGCTCCTGGGACGTCGATCAGGGCTGGCTGCTGCCACCCTCGCTGCATGAGTTCGTGCCGCCCGGGCACATGGCGCACTTCGTGCGCGATACGGTGCGCGAGGCGCTCGACCTCTCAGCCATTCTCGACACCTACACCGAGGAGCGCGGCTACCCGCCCTACCATCCCGGCATGATGGTGGCCCTGCTCCTCTACGGCTACAGCCGCGGTCTGTACTCGTCGCGTCAGCTCGCCCGCGCCTGCGAGGAGCGGGTTGACTTCATGGCCGTGACCGGCCTGAACCGGCCCGACTTCCGCACCATCGCTGACTTCCGCAAGCGGCATCTGACGGCGCTCTCGGACCTGTTCGTGCAGGTGCTGCGGCTGTGCCGGGCGGCCGGGCTGGTCGGCTTTGCCCACGTGGCGGTGGACGGCACCAAGCTGAAGGCCAACGCCTCGCGCCACAAGGCGATGAGCTACGGCCGGATGAAGGCGGCCGAGTCGACGCTGGCCGCCGAGGTCGAGGCTTGGCTGGATCAAGCGCGCGAGGCCGACGCGGCGGAGGATCGGGCTCATGGGACCGACCATCGTGGCGACGAGACACCGGCCTGGATGGCCGACAAGCAGCGGCGGCTGGAGACGATCCGCGCCGCCAAGGCCGCGTTGGAGGCAGAGGCTGCCGATCCGCCCGATCCGGAGGACGAGGACGGGCCGGGGGCCTCGTCGGGCATGCGCTGGCAAGGTCGGCCCTTGCGGGGCGAGGACGGCGGTCCGCCCGACCGGGCGCAGCGCAACTTCACCGACCCGGACAGCCGCATCCTGCCCACGCGCGACGGGTTCGTGCAGGGCTACAACGGCCAGATTGCGGTTGATGCGGCCCATCAGGTGATCGTCGCGCATCGGCTCGTGACGAACCCCGCCGACTCGCGCGCTCTCGTGCCGCTCGTCGACGGCGTCTGCACCCATCTCGGGCGCAAGCCGCGGGAGGTCTCCGGAGATGCCGGCTTTGCCACCGAGGCGAACCTGGCCGCGCTGCAGGAGCGACGGATCACAGCCTATCTCGCTCCGGGCCGTGCCCGTCACGGCGAGGCGGATGCAGCAGGTCGCCGGAGGCTGACGAAGATGCCCCTGATGAGCGCGATGGCCGTCCGCCTGAAGCGGGCTGGGCGCCGGAGCCGTTACCGTCTCAGGAAGCAGGTCGTCGAGCCGGTGTTCGGGCAGATCAAGCAGGCCAGAGGCTTCCGACAGTTCCTGCTACGTGGGCTCGATCAGGTCCGCGGCGAGTGGGCGATGATCTGCACCGCCCATAACCTCCTGAAGCTGGCGCAGGCCGCGCGCTGA
- a CDS encoding YeiH family protein: protein MFSLAPHSASSWLKNLNVLSKTTEYFPGVLFSVTIGMAATFVSGAYGGPTVLFALLLGMAFNFISTESRLAPGVVFSARTILRIGVAALGARITAEQVLGLGWSTLVGVAAAVALTIGFGMAAARLLGLKTQFGVLTAGAVAICGASAAAAIAAVLPRHEMHERDTVFTIIAVTTLSTIAMVVYPVVSRMFHFSHADAGVFLGGTIHDVAQVVGAGYSVSPETGDIATIIKLLRVALLVPAVLSISILTSRIQAGAGPAAKPPALVPSFLVAFIVIVILNSFHFIPPIVQSTLSDLSRWCIVIAIAALGAKTSLAALAQVGHRAMALMVAETAFIALFVLVLVHVG from the coding sequence ATGTTCAGTCTTGCGCCTCATTCCGCCTCAAGTTGGCTTAAGAACCTGAACGTGCTGAGCAAGACCACGGAGTACTTTCCGGGGGTCCTTTTTAGCGTCACAATAGGCATGGCTGCGACCTTTGTATCGGGTGCCTATGGTGGACCGACCGTTCTCTTCGCGTTGCTCCTGGGAATGGCGTTTAACTTCATCTCGACCGAGTCTCGACTCGCGCCCGGCGTAGTCTTCTCAGCACGCACAATCTTGCGAATTGGTGTGGCTGCCCTGGGCGCTCGGATCACAGCCGAGCAAGTATTGGGTCTTGGCTGGTCGACGCTTGTCGGCGTAGCGGCGGCTGTTGCGCTCACAATCGGGTTTGGCATGGCGGCCGCCAGGCTGCTTGGCCTCAAGACTCAATTCGGCGTTCTCACCGCAGGTGCGGTGGCGATCTGCGGCGCGTCTGCAGCGGCAGCTATTGCTGCCGTGCTGCCGCGGCATGAAATGCATGAACGCGATACTGTCTTCACCATTATCGCTGTTACGACGTTGAGTACTATCGCTATGGTCGTCTATCCAGTAGTCAGCCGAATGTTTCACTTTTCGCATGCCGATGCAGGCGTGTTTCTCGGCGGAACTATCCACGATGTGGCGCAAGTAGTTGGCGCTGGTTACAGTGTCTCACCTGAAACTGGGGACATAGCCACGATAATTAAACTTCTTCGTGTTGCTCTTCTTGTTCCAGCTGTTCTTTCCATATCGATACTCACCAGTCGGATTCAGGCTGGAGCTGGGCCGGCTGCAAAACCTCCAGCGCTCGTACCGAGTTTTCTTGTTGCATTTATCGTAATTGTGATACTCAATAGCTTCCACTTTATTCCGCCGATCGTTCAATCCACTCTCAGCGATCTGTCTCGGTGGTGCATAGTAATCGCGATTGCGGCGCTCGGCGCCAAGACCTCGCTCGCCGCACTCGCTCAAGTTGGCCATCGTGCGATGGCCCTGATGGTAGCGGAGACGGCTTTCATCGCGCTGTTCGTGCTGGTGTTGGTGCATGTGGGATAA
- a CDS encoding IS5-like element ISMno12 family transposase has translation MSARLEWMNGPSLVWTAANRPRYDRRSQRYPSDMTNDEWLTLEPLLPVAEGIGRPRTYPIRDIMNGIRYVQRYGIPWDAMPKDLPPASLCYDYWRLLTDGGHMDRINHHLVMRDREKSGKEASPTLAIVDAQAVKCDAPQGERGYDAAKQVLGRKRHLAVDSDGRLLAVMITPANVQDQEGGIPLVKRLVRLCPWIKTIVVDGGYKARFIEAVQAGTSRVVEVVVRPQFGKGFVLLPKRWRIEQSIGALTVSRRLKLDYDTLLHISAAAMLFASITRLLASITMK, from the coding sequence ATGTCTGCTCGTCTCGAATGGATGAATGGCCCCTCCTTGGTCTGGACCGCTGCAAATCGGCCGCGCTATGATCGTCGCAGCCAGAGATACCCGAGTGATATGACGAACGACGAGTGGCTCACCCTGGAGCCACTGCTTCCTGTCGCGGAGGGGATCGGGCGGCCCCGGACCTATCCTATTCGGGACATCATGAACGGCATCCGCTACGTGCAGCGGTACGGCATTCCCTGGGATGCCATGCCAAAGGATCTGCCGCCCGCCAGTCTCTGCTACGATTACTGGCGGTTGCTCACCGATGGCGGCCACATGGACCGGATCAACCATCATCTCGTGATGAGGGATCGTGAGAAGTCCGGGAAAGAAGCCAGTCCAACGCTGGCGATTGTGGATGCCCAGGCGGTGAAGTGTGACGCCCCGCAAGGCGAGCGCGGGTACGATGCGGCGAAACAAGTGCTGGGGCGCAAGCGGCATCTGGCGGTCGACAGCGACGGACGCCTGCTTGCGGTGATGATCACTCCGGCCAACGTTCAGGATCAAGAGGGCGGGATCCCGCTCGTCAAGCGCTTGGTTCGTCTCTGTCCCTGGATCAAGACAATCGTGGTGGACGGTGGGTACAAGGCCCGTTTCATTGAGGCGGTTCAGGCTGGCACGAGCCGTGTCGTGGAAGTGGTCGTACGGCCGCAATTTGGGAAGGGCTTTGTGCTTCTGCCGAAACGATGGCGGATTGAGCAAAGCATCGGCGCTCTCACGGTGTCGCGCCGTCTCAAGCTGGATTACGATACGCTGCTTCACATCTCGGCGGCGGCTATGCTTTTCGCCTCTATAACTCGGCTTCTCGCGTCAATCACTATGAAATGA
- a CDS encoding RibD family protein — protein MRPKIICHMVSSIDGRLHPSRFTVPAAGVDGDRLRRHYDEVAARFGAQGWMVGRKTMQEIAKGAARTPAGAGVSSREPFVGNRKGRDLAVAIDPHGRVHYGQDHVLGDHVVAVLSEAVSDAYLAELREDGVSYLFAGPDGTDLRRAMDALGQTFGVETILLQGGASINGAFLKQRLIDEISLLIQPAIDGLAGVPSIFGYEGSADERPGAGQALRHLHTETLEGGMVWLRYRVEDAPALG, from the coding sequence ATGCGCCCCAAGATCATCTGCCACATGGTGAGCTCCATCGACGGGCGCCTCCATCCCAGCCGCTTCACGGTCCCGGCGGCCGGCGTGGACGGCGACCGTCTGCGGCGGCACTACGACGAGGTCGCGGCTCGCTTCGGGGCCCAAGGCTGGATGGTCGGGCGCAAGACCATGCAGGAGATCGCGAAGGGCGCGGCACGGACACCGGCCGGCGCTGGCGTCTCCTCGCGTGAGCCGTTCGTCGGCAACCGCAAGGGCCGCGACCTCGCCGTGGCCATCGACCCCCACGGCAGGGTCCACTACGGGCAGGATCACGTCCTCGGCGACCACGTCGTCGCCGTGCTCTCGGAGGCGGTGTCCGACGCCTACCTCGCCGAACTGCGGGAGGACGGCGTGTCCTACCTGTTCGCGGGTCCGGACGGCACCGACCTCCGCCGCGCGATGGACGCCCTCGGCCAGACCTTCGGGGTGGAGACCATCCTGTTGCAGGGTGGTGCGAGCATCAACGGCGCCTTCCTGAAGCAACGGCTCATCGACGAGATCAGCCTGCTCATCCAACCGGCCATCGACGGCTTGGCCGGGGTGCCGAGCATCTTCGGATACGAGGGGAGCGCCGATGAGCGGCCGGGTGCTGGGCAGGCGCTTCGCCACCTGCACACCGAGACGCTTGAGGGCGGCATGGTCTGGTTGCGCTACCGCGTCGAGGACGCACCGGCTTTGGGGTGA
- a CDS encoding GntR family transcriptional regulator, which translates to MTELYDLREVLEGMAARLAATHASDTEIDVLEEMVARDRTLTHDPRILARTNRLFHRQIHACARNRFLQGMLENMRLSLVLLAGTTLAEPGRAEPAVDEHAAIVARIRVHDRDGAEEAARAHIRASFKTRIRMYQSD; encoded by the coding sequence GTGACCGAGCTCTATGACCTGCGGGAGGTGCTCGAAGGCATGGCGGCTCGCCTCGCAGCCACCCACGCCAGCGACACCGAGATCGACGTGCTGGAAGAGATGGTCGCCCGCGACCGCACGCTGACCCACGATCCGAGAATCCTCGCGCGGACCAACCGGCTCTTCCATCGGCAGATCCACGCCTGCGCCCGCAACCGCTTCCTGCAGGGCATGCTGGAGAACATGCGCCTGTCCCTGGTCCTGCTTGCCGGCACCACCCTCGCCGAGCCGGGCCGCGCGGAGCCAGCCGTCGACGAGCACGCGGCCATCGTGGCGCGGATCCGGGTGCATGACCGCGATGGCGCGGAGGAGGCCGCCCGCGCCCATATCCGCGCCTCCTTCAAGACGCGGATCAGGATGTACCAGTCGGACTGA
- a CDS encoding DUF892 family protein, protein MKPCSACLIAAAEAVEQYEITRYGTLIASAKQLGQSKAECLLNETLSEKENTDGVLSDLGGGR, encoded by the coding sequence ATGAAGCCGTGTAGCGCATGCCTCATTGCTGCCGCGGAGGCTGTTGAGCAGTACGAAATCACGCGCTACGGCACGCTGATCGCTTCGGCCAAGCAGCTTGGACAGAGCAAAGCGGAGTGCCTTCTCAATGAAACGCTCTCCGAGAAGGAGAACACGGACGGAGTGCTATCGGATCTCGGAGGCGGTCGTTAA